One Thermomonas paludicola genomic window, TCACCACCTCGATGGTGCCAGGGCCGCGGCCGGTCTTGCCGCCGCCGCCCACGGTGATTTCCTGCTTGCGGCTGCGGTTCAGGGTGATCTTGCCCGGCGCAATCGCCTCGTCGGCGGGCTTGTCAGCCTTGCCATGCGCGCGGCGCAGGAACCCGTGCAGCTTCAGTTTCTCGGCGCTGGTGATGACCTGATCGGGGCCGCTGAATTTCATGCCGGCCTCGGCCAGCTGCTCCAGCAGTTTTTCGACCGGTGTATTCACCAGTTCGGCGAGCTTGCGGATAGTGGTTTGCTGCGACATTCGGTTTCCGGTGCCTTTGGCCGCAACGCGTGCGGCTGGATAGAGCAGATTGTAGGGCGGGCGCTGGCCCGCCGGGGGCAATACTTATTCGAACCAGTGTTTGCGCGCTTCCATGATCAGTGCTGCGGCGCGCTCGTCACCCATGTCCTCGACATCGGCGATTTCGTCGGTGGCCATCTCGGCCAACTCCTCGCGAGTGCGCACGCCACGCTCGGCCAGCGCATAGGCAGTGGCCTCATCCATCCCCGCGAGCGACAACAGGTCTTCGGCCGGCCGCTGATCCTCCAGCCCTTCCTCGGCCGCCAGCGCGTCATTCAGCAAGGCGTCGCGGGCGCGCGAGCGCAGTTCCTCGACGATGTCCTCGTCGAAGCCCTCGACCGCCAGCAATTCGCCAACCGGCACGTAGGCGACTTCTTCCACCGTGGTGAAGCCTTCCGCCACCAGGATCCCGGCGATTTCCTCGTCCACTTCCAGCTTGTCGATGAACAGCTGGCGGGCAGCCGTCTGCTCGGCTTCGGACTTGGCCTGTACTTGATCGGCCGTCATCACGTTGAGCTGCCAACCGGTCAGGCGGCTGGCAAGGCGCACGTTCTGGCCGCCACGGCCGATCGCCTTGGCCAGATTGTCCTCGGCCACCGCCAGGTCCATCGAATGCTTGTCTTCATCGACGATGATCGACTGCACTTCCGCAGGCGCCATCGCGTTGATCACGAACTGCGCCGGGTTGTCGCTCCACAGGATGATGTCAACGCGCTCGCCGTTGAGCTCGTTGGTCACCGCCTGCACGCGCGAACCGCGCATGCCGATGCAGGCGCCGATCGGATCGGTGCGGTTGTCATGCGCCAGCACCGCGATCTTGGCGCGGTCGCCCGGGTCGCGCGCGCAACCCATGATCGACACCAGGCCCTGGCCGACTTCCGGCACTTCCAGCTTGAACAGCTCCATCATGAATTCCGGCGCGGCGCGGCTGATGAACAGCTGCGGGCCACGCGGCTCGGAACGCACATCGAACAGGTAGCCGCGCACGCGGTCACCGGTGCGCAACACGTCGCGCGGGATGCCCTTGTCCTTGGCGATGATCGCCTCGGCGTTGCCGCCCAGGTCCACGTAGATGTTGCCGCGCTCGACGCGCTTGACCACGCCGGTCACCAGCTCGCCCACGCGATCCTTCCAGGCGTCCACCACCTGCGCGCGCTCGGCTTCGCGCACGCGCTGCACGATCACCTGCTTGGCGGCCTGTGCCGCGATGCGACCGAAATCGGGGTTCTCGATCTGCTCTTCGATGTAGTCGCCAACCTCGACGTCATCGCTTTCGTCCAGCGCGTCCATCAGCCGCACCTGGCGATCCGGCGACTCCATCACCACGTCGTCGGCCACCACTTCCCAGCGGCGGAACGTTTCGTAGCTGCCGTCCTTGGAATCAATCTGCACGCGCACCAGCACGTCTTCGTCGGCATAGCGCTTCTTGGCCGCAGACGCCAGTGCGGCCTCGATCGCCTCCAGGATGACCGACTCCGGCACCCCCTTCTCGGCCGCAACCGCATCGACGACCAGCAACAGTTCCTTGCTCATGCCACTTACTCCGCATCAAGCGGCCCGCCGGCCGCCGTCTTGTTGGTTGGATGATTCTTCGCCGCAGGCGTCTTGCCCGCCGGCTTTTTCCGTTTCCCGGGCCGCACGTCGCGCCCGGACTTATCCTGTGCCGGCGCAAGCCCAAGCGCCACCCAGTCGGGCACCAGCTTCGCCTTGTCCACGTTGCCGGCATCGATTTCAAACTCGCTGCCGTCCAGGCCGAACACGATGGCGTTGCCGTCCACCCGCAGAATCTCGCCCTGCAGCCGGCGCCGCCCGTCCTGCGGCAGCTTCAGCGTCACCTTCGCGCATTCGCCCACGAAGCGCGCGAACTGCGCCGCGCCGAACAGCGGGCGATCCAGCCCTGGCGACGACACTTCGAGCGTGTAGTTGCCGGTGATCGGATCGGCGACATCCAGCTGCGCCGACACCTCGCGACTCACCGACTCACAATCTTCGATGCCCACATGGCGAACGGCCTGCTCGCTTGCCGGCACGTCGATGTACAGGCGCAGCACCGCGCCACCACCCGGCGAGGGCAGGTATTCGATGCCGAGCAGCTCCAAGCCCATCGATGCAACGGTGGGCGAAAGCAGCGCGGAAATTTCGTCGGCCTTGTCTGTCACGTCATGCCTGCTGAAAAACCCTGAAAACCCGTGGAACACAGACGCCAGAAACGAAAAAGGACCCATTGGGCCCTTTTCCGATGACGCTGGATTGCGAAAGTCTGGAGATACTTTCGCGAGCCCGAGCCCGACACTGAAATCGACAGTGCTGAAACTTGGTAGCGGGGGCAGGATTTGAACCTGCGACCTTCGGGTTATGAGCCCGACGAGCTGCCAGACTGCTCCACCCCGCAGCAGAAGCGAGATTATGCCGGCAAGCGCATTTTTACGCAAGCCATTTCGTACGATTCTTTGCAATCTGCGTTCAGGCAAACGCGAGCTGGCACCACGCCATCAACGGGTTCCAGAACACGCCCAGCACCAACAGGCCCAGCGCGTTGACGCCGAAGACCAGGCGCAGCAGGCGGTCATCGCGCGGCAGCACCGGCTCGCCCACCGGCTCGTCGAAGTACATGACCTTGATCACGCGCAGGTAGTAGAACGCGCCGATCACCGCGAACACCACGCCGACGATGGCCAGCCACAGCATGCCGCCGTTGAGGGCCGCGCGCAGCACCGCCAATTTGGCCCAGAAACCGAGGAACGGCGGGATGCCGGCCAGCGAGGCCATCACGCACAGCACCATGCCGGCAGTCCACGGGTCGCGTGCGTTCAGGCCCTTGAAGTCTTCGATGCGATCGGCTTCGAAGCCGCGCCGCGCCAGCAGCACGATCACGCCGAACGCCGCAGTCGCCATCAATGCATAGCTGATCGCATAGAACATCGATGCCGCATAGCCTTCCGCGCCGCCACCGGCCAAGCCAAGGAACAGGAAGCCGACGTGGGAAATCGTCGAATAGGCCAGCATGCGCTTGAGGTTGGCCTGCATCAGCGCGATCACGTTGCCCACCACCAGCGACAACGCCGCCAGCACGGCCAGCATCGGCTGCCACTGCTCGGCCAGCGGCGCGGCACCGAAGCCCAGCAGGCGCACCACCATGGCAAATGCGGCCAGCTTGGGCGCAGAGCCGATGAACAGGGTGATCGGGGTCGGCGCGCCGTGATAGACGTCCGGCAACCACATGTGGAACGGGGCGGCGCCGAACTTGAAGGCGATGCCGGCGATCATGAACACCACGCCGGTCAGCAGCAACAGCGGCTGCGCGACGTCAGGCGCGGCTGTGCGGATGGTGGCAAGGTCCAGGCTGCCGGTAGCGCCGTAGACCAGCGACATGCCGTACAGCAGCAGGCCGGACGCCAGTGCGCCCAGCACGAAGTATTTCATCGCCGCTTCCGAAGCCAGCGGACTGTCACGGTCAATGGCCACCAGCGCGTACGAGCTCAGCGCCAGCAGCTCCAGGCCCAGATAGACCATGATCAGGCTGCCGGCCGAGATCAGCAGCATCATGCCGAGCACGGCGAACAGCATCAGCACCGACACTTCGCCCTTGTACAGCCCACGCTCGCGCAGGTAAGGCCATACGAACAGCAGCGCCAGCGCGGAAATCACGCACGTGGCGATTTTCAGCACATCCGCCATGGTGTCGCGCAGGAACATGTCGTTCAGCACCGGGCTGCCATCGCCCGCGCCAACGCCAGCGACAAGCAGCCCCGCCACCACCAGCAGGCTGACAACGGAAAGCACGTGCGTCACCGCGCGCTGGCTGTCCTTCAGGAACAAATCCAGCATCAGCAGTGCGAACGCGGCGCCAACCAGCGCAAGTTCGGGAATCAACGGCAGCAATTCGGTGATTGCCGGCATGGCGAGAGTGGCCTGCATCGTCGTCATGTCCTCAGAGTTTCGTCGCGGCGAGCTGGCCCGCCAGTTGCGCGATGGAAGGCTCCATCAGGTCGGTCAACGGCCTGGGATACACACCCAGCGCCAGGGTGAAGGCGGCAAATACGCCCAGCACGATCCATTCCCGCGCGTTGATGTCGTCGAGCTTGGCCACGTGCGCATTGCCCACGTCGCCCCAGATGATCCGCTTGGTCAGCCACAGCGAATAGCCCGCGCCGATGACCAGGGTCAGCGCAGCGCCCAGGCCGATCAGCGGGTTGTGCTGGAAGCTGGCCAGCACGACCAGGAATTCACCGACGAAGCCGCTGGTGCCCGGCAGGCCACAGTTGGCCATGGCAAAGAACACCCAGAACAACGCGAACCACGGCATCACCTTCGCCACGCCGCCGTAGTCCTTGATCATGCGGGTGTGCATGCGGTCGTACAGCACGCCGACGCAGGAGAACATCGCGCCGGAAATGAACCCGTGGCTGATCATCTGCACCATTGCACCCTGCAGGCCAAGGCGGGCGGTATCGCCCAAGCCTTGATCGCGGACGAGCGAGAACGCGATGAAGGTGCCCAGGATCACGAAGCCCATGTGCGCGACCGACGAATAGGCGATCAGCTTCTTCATGTCGGCCTGCGCCAGCGCCACCATGCCGACGTAGATGATTGCAATCAGGCTGAAGGTGATCATCAGCCAGGCGTACTCGTGGCCCGCATCGGGCACGATCGGCAGGGTGAAGCGCAGGAAACCATAGCCACCGATTTTCAGCATGACCGCGGCCAGGATCACCGAACCGCCGGTCGGCGCCTCCACGTGTGCGTCGGGCAGCCAGGTATGCACCGGAAACATCGGCACCTTGATCGCGAACGCGCCGAAGAAGGCAAAGAACAACCACGTCTGTTCGGTCATGGTCAGCGGCAGCGCGGCCATGTCGGCGATCTGCCAGCTGCCGCCCTTCAGGTACAGGTAGATCAGCCCGACCAGCATGAACACCGAGCCGAGGAAGGTGTACAGGAAGAACTTCAGCGAGGCATAGATGCGGCGAGGGCCACCCCACACGCCGATCACGATGAACATCGGGATCAGCATGGCCTCGAAGAACACGTAGAACAGCATCGAGTCCAGCGCACAGAACACGCCGACCATCACGCCTTCGAGGATCATCAGGCACGCGAAATACTGTGCCACGCGCTTGTCAACCGAGCCCCATGCGCCGACCAGCACCAGCACGCCCAGCAGCGTGGTCAGGCCGATCAGCGGAGCCGACAGTCCATCGACACCCAGGTGGTA contains:
- the nusA gene encoding transcription termination factor NusA, with translation MSKELLLVVDAVAAEKGVPESVILEAIEAALASAAKKRYADEDVLVRVQIDSKDGSYETFRRWEVVADDVVMESPDRQVRLMDALDESDDVEVGDYIEEQIENPDFGRIAAQAAKQVIVQRVREAERAQVVDAWKDRVGELVTGVVKRVERGNIYVDLGGNAEAIIAKDKGIPRDVLRTGDRVRGYLFDVRSEPRGPQLFISRAAPEFMMELFKLEVPEVGQGLVSIMGCARDPGDRAKIAVLAHDNRTDPIGACIGMRGSRVQAVTNELNGERVDIILWSDNPAQFVINAMAPAEVQSIIVDEDKHSMDLAVAEDNLAKAIGRGGQNVRLASRLTGWQLNVMTADQVQAKSEAEQTAARQLFIDKLEVDEEIAGILVAEGFTTVEEVAYVPVGELLAVEGFDEDIVEELRSRARDALLNDALAAEEGLEDQRPAEDLLSLAGMDEATAYALAERGVRTREELAEMATDEIADVEDMGDERAAALIMEARKHWFE
- a CDS encoding NADH-quinone oxidoreductase subunit M, which encodes MTQWPLLSLLIWLPILGGVFSLLAGNKRPELARWVALGFALLALALTIPLFTGFDMGTAAMQFVEQRAWIPAYDIQYHLGVDGLSAPLIGLTTLLGVLVLVGAWGSVDKRVAQYFACLMILEGVMVGVFCALDSMLFYVFFEAMLIPMFIVIGVWGGPRRIYASLKFFLYTFLGSVFMLVGLIYLYLKGGSWQIADMAALPLTMTEQTWLFFAFFGAFAIKVPMFPVHTWLPDAHVEAPTGGSVILAAVMLKIGGYGFLRFTLPIVPDAGHEYAWLMITFSLIAIIYVGMVALAQADMKKLIAYSSVAHMGFVILGTFIAFSLVRDQGLGDTARLGLQGAMVQMISHGFISGAMFSCVGVLYDRMHTRMIKDYGGVAKVMPWFALFWVFFAMANCGLPGTSGFVGEFLVVLASFQHNPLIGLGAALTLVIGAGYSLWLTKRIIWGDVGNAHVAKLDDINAREWIVLGVFAAFTLALGVYPRPLTDLMEPSIAQLAGQLAATKL
- the nuoN gene encoding NADH-quinone oxidoreductase subunit NuoN → MTTMQATLAMPAITELLPLIPELALVGAAFALLMLDLFLKDSQRAVTHVLSVVSLLVVAGLLVAGVGAGDGSPVLNDMFLRDTMADVLKIATCVISALALLFVWPYLRERGLYKGEVSVLMLFAVLGMMLLISAGSLIMVYLGLELLALSSYALVAIDRDSPLASEAAMKYFVLGALASGLLLYGMSLVYGATGSLDLATIRTAAPDVAQPLLLLTGVVFMIAGIAFKFGAAPFHMWLPDVYHGAPTPITLFIGSAPKLAAFAMVVRLLGFGAAPLAEQWQPMLAVLAALSLVVGNVIALMQANLKRMLAYSTISHVGFLFLGLAGGGAEGYAASMFYAISYALMATAAFGVIVLLARRGFEADRIEDFKGLNARDPWTAGMVLCVMASLAGIPPFLGFWAKLAVLRAALNGGMLWLAIVGVVFAVIGAFYYLRVIKVMYFDEPVGEPVLPRDDRLLRLVFGVNALGLLVLGVFWNPLMAWCQLAFA
- the rimP gene encoding ribosome maturation factor RimP, with the translated sequence MTDKADEISALLSPTVASMGLELLGIEYLPSPGGGAVLRLYIDVPASEQAVRHVGIEDCESVSREVSAQLDVADPITGNYTLEVSSPGLDRPLFGAAQFARFVGECAKVTLKLPQDGRRRLQGEILRVDGNAIVFGLDGSEFEIDAGNVDKAKLVPDWVALGLAPAQDKSGRDVRPGKRKKPAGKTPAAKNHPTNKTAAGGPLDAE